The Gemmatimonadales bacterium genome segment TCGAGCTCGTCGCGGTGCGCGCCCACCACCTCGATGGGAATGAGGATGTGCCGCGCGGTCGCCTTGTTGCCCTTCCGGCTGGTCACCTCGATGAGGTGATAGCCGAAATCGGAGAGCACTGGCATCGAGATGGTGTTCAGCGGCAGGGAGAAGGCGGCGCTGTCGAACGACGCGACCATGGCACCGCGGGTCCATTCGGGCAGCTCACCGCCGTTGGCGGCGGAGACACTGTCCGCGGATTCCCGCGCGGCGATCTCCGCAAAGGGGGCGCCGTCGAGAATTTCCTGCCGGGCGGAGACCGCGCGCTGGTAGGCGGCGGCGGTGTCGCTCGCGTTGGTGCCGCGGGGCACGGCGATGAAGCTCAGGTATGCGGTGGCCGGCCGGGAAAACCGGTCGGGATGCGCCTTGTAATAGGCCGCGATCTCATCGCTGCTGGCCAGCACGGCGCTGTCGGCGACGGCCCGGCGCGGCAGGATGGCCACCAGCTCGACGGAGGCCATTTCATTCCGGTCGCGGTACATCTGCCAGAGCGCCGGGTTGGAGAGGTAGATGTCGGCCGTGACGACCCGGAGCAGCTTGCTCTGCAGGATCTGGTCGCGGTATTGCGCCTCGAGCAGCGGGATGTACTGCTGACCGACGTCGGACGCGAGCCAGCGCTGGTACTTCGACCGGTCGAACTGGCCGTCGGTCTGGAATTCCGGCCGCGTCTGCAGCTGCGAGGGCGGGAAGCTCTCGATGGCGTTCGCGATTTCCTCGGGCGTGGCAACCAGGCCCCGGCGCTTGTATTCGCGCTGGAGGACCGTCGCCTCGACGATCTGCTGCCAGACCTGGTTCCGGATCTGGACCATGTCGTCGAGCGTCAGCGGCTTGGTGGAGGCCTGCTGCTGCTGCTCGATGGTCTGCTGGACCAATGAGGTGTAGTACCTCGCCTCGATGGTCTGGCCGTCCACCTTGCCGGCGCTGGTCTGGGACAGGAGCCCCGTCCCCCCGGAGAGCCCGCTGAGATCGAACACCAGCCAGAGGAAGAACGAGGCGGTGACGATGTAGATGAGGGGCTTGGCACTGTTGCGAAATACTTGCATCGACATGGGTTGGGATCCCGGCTCCGGACACGGTGGAAAAAGAGGGATAAGTCTAAGTGGGGCAACGGACATTCTCAAGCCAAGCGGGCCCGAGGACGGTTGACAGCGCCCCGCTTTGACCTTACTCTGAAGTCAATCCCCGCAACAACTTACGCGTCCAGGGACCGGAATGGCCTACTCTCGCGAGATGGAAAAACTCGAGCGTCAGTTCGCGGAGAACCCGCGGCGCTTTGCCGCCCCCTTCGCGGATGCCCTCCGGAAGAGCGACGACGTTGAGCGCGCGCTCGAAGTCATCCGGGTCGGCCTCGAGCTCAATCCCGACTACATCCCCGGCAGCGTCATCCTCGGGCGGTGTCACCTCGACCTCGGCGATGACAACAGCGCCGAGGCGGCCTTCTCACGCGTGCTCGATCTCGACAACGAGAACGTCATCGCGTTGAAGTCCCTGGCCGACATCATGGAGCGGCAGGGGCGGAACGACGAGGCCGTCAGCTTCCTGGCGTACTTGCTCGACGTGGACCGCAGCAACGACGAGGCACGGGAACAGCTCGCCCGCATCCAGGCTCTTCCCGCTGCCGCGGCCCAGGTGGCTCCGCCGGCTGAGGTGGCCGAGCCGAATTCCGCCGAGAGTGCGGAGCCGAGCCCGGAGTTTGGCGCCCCTCCCGGCGATGCCGCAGACATCCCGACGCCCGTGGACGAGTTCCTCGAGCCGACTGCGCTTTGGGAGCCGCCCGTGGAGGTGGCCGAGGCTTCGATTTCCTCCTGGGTGGAGCCCACGTCGGCGGAGACGATCGAACCGCCCATGCTGGGGGAGTCCCTGCTCGACGAGCCGCCGTCGGTCGCGGAGGTCTCGCCGGTGGAAGGACTCGAGTCGGCGGAGCTGGAATCGAGTGCGGACGCGGCGCCCTTCGACGACTTCGTGCTGGAACGCGAGGAAGAAATCGTCCTGACGAGCATGTCTGGTGCCGAGTACCAGGTGGCCAATGATTCCGAGGCGCTGCTGGAGCACACACTCTCGGCGCCGATCGAGGAACCGCAGGACGCAGCCGAGCCCGAGTCCGAGCTGCCGACCCCGGAGCCGGAAGTCGAGGCCGAGCCCGAGCCCGAGCCCGAGCCGATGTTTGCCAGTGCCGAGTCGGTCGTCGCCGAGCCCGAGCTGGTGATTGCCGATGCCGAGCCCACGTTCGGCGAGCCGGAACCCGAAGTCGAGGCCTCCGTCGAGGTGGCAACGGAAGCGGTGGTGACGACCGCTGAGGAGAGCGTCGAGCAAGTCGTGGCGGCGGACGACAGCGATGACGTCGCCCCGGCGAGTGCGCTCGAGGAGGAGTCGCCGCTCGAATGGGCCATGCATGTCGGTGAGGAGCGGGAGTTCCACCCGGCTGAACCGACGCATAGCGGCACGCACGCGCCCGACAGCTTCGACGACGCCATGGCGGGCATCGCGCCGGTGGACGAGGACCTGGTGGACGACGAGCCCGACGCCGACGTGGAGGAGAATGCCGACGGTGAGGCGCCCGTCCTGATGGTGACGGAGAGCATGGCCGAGTTGTACGCCGGCCAGGGGCACCCGGGCGAGGCGCTCGGCGTGTATCGCATTCTCTACGACCGGAATCCCGACAACGAACGGCTGCGCGTCCGAATCCAGGAGCTCGAGTCCGTGATGGCCGCCAAGGTGCTCGAGGATGCCGCGCCGTCCTACGCGGCGTCGGTCACCGGCGGACAGGCGGTGGCTTCGTTCCTCGGCGCCATGCTCGGCGCCCGCCCGGCGGCGGTGGATCTCCCCGAGCCCCCGGCGGCGCCTGACCTCCCCGCGGGCGATCCTGACGAGACAGATGATGGTGAGGAGGCGGTCGCGTCCGGCGCGCCCACGCGACCGGCGATTGACCGCTTGTCGCTCGGCGCCATCTTCGGGGAGGATCCCTCGCCCGTGCCGCCCGCGGAGAACAGCCCGGCCGGCGACAGGGCGGAAGGTTCCGCCGGCTTCTCCTTCGATGAGTTCTTCGGTGGTGGCGATGCGGTGCCGACCGGCCGCACCTCGTCAGGCTCGGTCCGCGCCACGCGAGCATCCGACGACGAGGACGACCTCGACCAATTCCATTCCTGGCTGCAGAGCCTGAAGCGCTGATGCGGGTCGCCGTCCTCAACGGCCCCAACCTCAATCTCCTGGGTGTGCGCGAGCCCGAGCGCTACGGGCGGCACACCCTGGGGGACATCGAAGCAATGGTGCAGGAGGAGGGAGCCCGCCTCGCGGTCGAGCTGGAGTGGTTCCAGACCAATCATGAGGGAGCCCTCGTCGACGCGGTGCAGGCGCTGCGGGGCCGGGTGGACGGAGCGGTCGTGAATCCCGCCGCCTTCGGACATACCAGTCTCGCGTTGCGCGATGCCTTTCTCGCAGTGCAGGTTCCCTTCGTCGAAGTGCATCTCACGAACATTTTCGGGCGCGAGCCGGAGCGTCGGCACACCGTCCTGGCCGACCTCGCGGTGGCCGTGATTGCGGGTCTCGGGGCCCAGGGGTATCCCGTGGCCCTGCGAGCGCTGGTGGATCACCTGCGTGCCGGCTGACCGGCGCGCGGAGCGCCAGGCGGGCCTGCGGGCATTGCTGGCCACAGAGGGTGTTGATGCGTTGCTGGTGACGCACCTCCCCAACGTTCGGTATCTCACAGGGTTTACGGGCTCCGCCGGCCTGCTGCTGGTCCGGCACGACGATGCGGTGCTCTTCACCGATTTCCGGTACGCGACGCAGGCGCCGGTCGAGGTGGGCGATGCGGCCGCCGTCGAGATCGACTCCGCCAGCGTCTGGGACCGGCTCCAGGCGGCCTGTGGCGAGCGCCCCGAGGAGACGGTCGGGTTCGAGGCGCACGCCCTCACGGTTCGGGATGCGGGGCGGCTGAAGAAGTGCGCGCCGCGGACGGCACCGGTGGGAGAGCTGGTCGAGCGGCTGCGCACGGTGAAGGCGCCCGAGGAGGTGGCGGCGATTGAGGCGGCGGCGGCGCTGGCGTCGGCCGCGCTTGCCGAGGTCCTGCCGACGATCCGCCCAGGGCAGTCGGAACTGCTCGTGGCGAGCCGGCTCGAGGCGGCACTCCGACGGCGCGGGAGCGAGTGGCACCCGTTCCAGACGATCGTGGCGTCCGGTCCGCGCTCCGCGCTGCCGCACGCCCATACCACCGAGCGGGTCATTGAGCCCGGGGAGTTCCTGCTCATCGACTTTGGCGCGCAGGTGGACGGCTATTGCGCCGACCTGAGCCGGACGGTGATCGTGGGGGGGCGGGCCGACGAGAGGCAGCGGACCGTCTACGAGGCGGTGCGGGCGGCGCAGTGGCGGGCCCGGGAGGAAATCAGGGCCGGGATGACGGGGCGCGAGGCCGATGCGCTCGCGAGGGACTTGCTGGCGGCCCGGGGCCTCGCGGAGGCCTTCGGACATTCCCTGGGGCATGGCCTCGGCCTGGAGGTGCACGAGGCGCCGCGGTTGAGCACCACCTCGGCGTCGGTTCTTCCCGTGGGTGCGGTGGTCACGATTGAGCCGGGGATCTATCTTCCCGGGTGGGGTGGAGTGCGGTTGGAAGACGATATCGTCCTGACGGCGGCCGGACCGCGCGCGCTGTCAGACGGACTGACCGACCTGGTCGAGCTAGTCTAACCGCGGGCTGGGGCCCGCGCCGGAGGAGGAGCGCTCGTGAACGCCGACGAAATGAAGCAGCTGGCTCAGCTGCTCCAGAAGATGCCGGGGATCAAGTCCATCGAGCTGAAGGACGTCAAGAAGCTGGCCCAGCTGCTCCGGGACTCCCCAGAGCTGGGCTCGATTGAGGTCACCGGCTTCTTTGGCACCGGTGTCGTCATCACCCGTACCAACCAGGGCGTCGCGCCGGCCTATCCGCAGATGCCCACGATGCCCCCCCCGCCGATGATGGCCCCGGCCCCCGCGGCCGCGGCGCCCGCGGCAGCGGCCGGCGCACCACCCGCCGCGCCGCCAAGCACGTTGAAGGATATCAAGTCGCCGATGGTCGGCACCTTCTACAAGGCGCCGGAGCCGGGAGCCGATGCCTACGTGAAGGTCGGCAGCCGCGTCACGGCGGGGCAGACCGTTTGCATCATCGAGGCGATGAAGATCATGAACGAGATCGAGGCCGAG includes the following:
- the aroQ gene encoding type II 3-dehydroquinate dehydratase: MRVAVLNGPNLNLLGVREPERYGRHTLGDIEAMVQEEGARLAVELEWFQTNHEGALVDAVQALRGRVDGAVVNPAAFGHTSLALRDAFLAVQVPFVEVHLTNIFGREPERRHTVLADLAVAVIAGLGAQGYPVALRALVDHLRAG
- the accB gene encoding acetyl-CoA carboxylase biotin carboxyl carrier protein produces the protein MNADEMKQLAQLLQKMPGIKSIELKDVKKLAQLLRDSPELGSIEVTGFFGTGVVITRTNQGVAPAYPQMPTMPPPPMMAPAPAAAAPAAAAGAPPAAPPSTLKDIKSPMVGTFYKAPEPGADAYVKVGSRVTAGQTVCIIEAMKIMNEIEAEVTGVIREILVEDTQPVEFGQALFRVDPNG
- a CDS encoding aminopeptidase P family protein, with protein sequence MPADRRAERQAGLRALLATEGVDALLVTHLPNVRYLTGFTGSAGLLLVRHDDAVLFTDFRYATQAPVEVGDAAAVEIDSASVWDRLQAACGERPEETVGFEAHALTVRDAGRLKKCAPRTAPVGELVERLRTVKAPEEVAAIEAAAALASAALAEVLPTIRPGQSELLVASRLEAALRRRGSEWHPFQTIVASGPRSALPHAHTTERVIEPGEFLLIDFGAQVDGYCADLSRTVIVGGRADERQRTVYEAVRAAQWRAREEIRAGMTGREADALARDLLAARGLAEAFGHSLGHGLGLEVHEAPRLSTTSASVLPVGAVVTIEPGIYLPGWGGVRLEDDIVLTAAGPRALSDGLTDLVELV
- a CDS encoding peptidyl-prolyl cis-trans isomerase codes for the protein MSMQVFRNSAKPLIYIVTASFFLWLVFDLSGLSGGTGLLSQTSAGKVDGQTIEARYYTSLVQQTIEQQQQASTKPLTLDDMVQIRNQVWQQIVEATVLQREYKRRGLVATPEEIANAIESFPPSQLQTRPEFQTDGQFDRSKYQRWLASDVGQQYIPLLEAQYRDQILQSKLLRVVTADIYLSNPALWQMYRDRNEMASVELVAILPRRAVADSAVLASSDEIAAYYKAHPDRFSRPATAYLSFIAVPRGTNASDTAAAYQRAVSARQEILDGAPFAEIAARESADSVSAANGGELPEWTRGAMVASFDSAAFSLPLNTISMPVLSDFGYHLIEVTSRKGNKATARHILIPIEVVGAHRDELDARADSLEELGASRLDPAALDTAASALQLPIGTAPPVQKGTQVQLGVRVIPDAGSWAFQAKIGEVSPIIEIPSGFYLFRLDSIVPEGVPPLADIEASVASLVMQDKKAELGKEMAASYLKRVQEGSTMEQAATAMGLPYRKLGPFSRVESPVPNPILTGAVFSLPVGTLSGVLDTEDGLYVVRVLERTPADTAAFRKGLDEYRTDAIRRARQDRARSYLDALQASAKIVDRREGLFPTSAQAEANASSALGGAPSR